A portion of the Macrobrachium nipponense isolate FS-2020 chromosome 12, ASM1510439v2, whole genome shotgun sequence genome contains these proteins:
- the LOC135224398 gene encoding uncharacterized protein LOC135224398 isoform X1 has product MYTQISFYLPKTYKKRNYLKPRTQCCHTKTPQADGQMKKNRVFLIVLLLLNMGLHAREIQHQYNTLACLLMGLEGWKTTVELHNDAFVTGLIVEVDAKMNMEMQGARYTDGNGKSVLLDNFHVRGRKIRYVHIPDQVDVTKLISEKVTPRDSKRKMTKKGLIAQKRTEQTLRRYRRQQEAQVEAGSISAESPQPSTSKD; this is encoded by the exons atgtacacccagatatccttttatttacctaaaacttacaaaaagcgtaactatctaaagcccaggacgcagtgttgccatacaaaaacaccacaggcggatggacagatgaaaaaaaacagagtattttTAATA GTACTGCTGTTACTGAATATGGGTTTACATGCTCGAGAAATACAGCACCAGTACAATACACTGGCTTGCCTTCTTATGGGTTTAGAAGGTTGGAAAACAACAGTTGAACTTCATAATGACGCATTTGTAACTGGTTTGATTGTAGAAGTAGATGC GAAAATGAACATGGAAATGCAAGGTGCAAGGTATACAGATGGGAATGGGAAGTCTGTTTTACTGGATAACTTTCATGTTAGAGGAAGGAAAATCCGATATGTTCATATACCAGACCAG GTAGATGTCACGAAATTGATAAGTGAGAAAGTCACACCAAGGGACTCAAAGCGTAAAATGACCAAAAAGGGTCTCATTGCACAGAAGCGTACGGAACAGACTTTAAGGCGATACAGAAGGCAACAAGAAGCTCAGGTAGAAGCAGGATCAATAAGTGCTGAGAGTCCTCAGCCTTCCACAAGCAAAGACTGA
- the LOC135224398 gene encoding U7 snRNA-associated Sm-like protein LSm10 isoform X2 — MTRVLLLLNMGLHAREIQHQYNTLACLLMGLEGWKTTVELHNDAFVTGLIVEVDAKMNMEMQGARYTDGNGKSVLLDNFHVRGRKIRYVHIPDQVDVTKLISEKVTPRDSKRKMTKKGLIAQKRTEQTLRRYRRQQEAQVEAGSISAESPQPSTSKD; from the exons ATGACCAGG GTACTGCTGTTACTGAATATGGGTTTACATGCTCGAGAAATACAGCACCAGTACAATACACTGGCTTGCCTTCTTATGGGTTTAGAAGGTTGGAAAACAACAGTTGAACTTCATAATGACGCATTTGTAACTGGTTTGATTGTAGAAGTAGATGC GAAAATGAACATGGAAATGCAAGGTGCAAGGTATACAGATGGGAATGGGAAGTCTGTTTTACTGGATAACTTTCATGTTAGAGGAAGGAAAATCCGATATGTTCATATACCAGACCAG GTAGATGTCACGAAATTGATAAGTGAGAAAGTCACACCAAGGGACTCAAAGCGTAAAATGACCAAAAAGGGTCTCATTGCACAGAAGCGTACGGAACAGACTTTAAGGCGATACAGAAGGCAACAAGAAGCTCAGGTAGAAGCAGGATCAATAAGTGCTGAGAGTCCTCAGCCTTCCACAAGCAAAGACTGA
- the LOC135224398 gene encoding U7 snRNA-associated Sm-like protein LSm10 isoform X3 yields MGLHAREIQHQYNTLACLLMGLEGWKTTVELHNDAFVTGLIVEVDAKMNMEMQGARYTDGNGKSVLLDNFHVRGRKIRYVHIPDQVDVTKLISEKVTPRDSKRKMTKKGLIAQKRTEQTLRRYRRQQEAQVEAGSISAESPQPSTSKD; encoded by the exons ATGGGTTTACATGCTCGAGAAATACAGCACCAGTACAATACACTGGCTTGCCTTCTTATGGGTTTAGAAGGTTGGAAAACAACAGTTGAACTTCATAATGACGCATTTGTAACTGGTTTGATTGTAGAAGTAGATGC GAAAATGAACATGGAAATGCAAGGTGCAAGGTATACAGATGGGAATGGGAAGTCTGTTTTACTGGATAACTTTCATGTTAGAGGAAGGAAAATCCGATATGTTCATATACCAGACCAG GTAGATGTCACGAAATTGATAAGTGAGAAAGTCACACCAAGGGACTCAAAGCGTAAAATGACCAAAAAGGGTCTCATTGCACAGAAGCGTACGGAACAGACTTTAAGGCGATACAGAAGGCAACAAGAAGCTCAGGTAGAAGCAGGATCAATAAGTGCTGAGAGTCCTCAGCCTTCCACAAGCAAAGACTGA